TTGAGCTGACACCTGAACAATACGAATCAGTGGCCGCTCATGTAACGCCGACGGTAACTACAGGCGAAGAGCTGGATGCACAACAGGCAGAAGCTCAAGAGAAAACGCCGTCTGAAGAAGAGCCTGAGTCCAAAAACAAAACGCAACGCAAAACAAAGGCGGACGCGTAATGTACTACATCAACGCCGAGAATATGCTCAAGGCTATGAGTAAGCCGGAATTGGTGCAGTTGACCAACGATGAGCCGCGTGCGACTGAGCCGGATATGGCGGTAGTGGATGAAGCCATCCGCTATGCCAGCGACTTGGTTGACGGCTATTTGCGTGGACGCTATCCGCTGCCTCTCAAGTCGGTGCCGACGGTGTTGCCGCCATTGTGTATCAACATTGCCCGCCATTT
This genomic interval from Neisseria sp. Marseille-Q5346 contains the following:
- a CDS encoding DUF1320 domain-containing protein, whose product is MYYINAENMLKAMSKPELVQLTNDEPRATEPDMAVVDEAIRYASDLVDGYLRGRYPLPLKSVPTVLPPLCINIARHFLHSRRINRADFPKTVETAYNTTLKTLEAIRDGKIHIGVDTLDKEAQPEPGAYHTRGGSRIDMTGY